The window CGCCGGCTCTATTTGTGATAGTTTATAGATATAGATTTATTGCATATTGATTGTTTTTATATGATTTTTACAAATGCTACTATAATTATATTATAGCTATTCAAAGTGAACTGGGTAATGTGAGTATTAAGAAGCAAAAAGAGGAATCGTTAAGGTTTGCTCATTACTTAAGATATCAGATTTGTTATACTTAATAATTTCATAGTTTAAAGACTCTGTATCTATTATAAGACCTTGAAATCTACCCAGCGAGCATGATCCCGAATTTAGATATCTCTTCTTTCTATTGATATAATAAGTTTTATGAGCTTCTAATTTATGAGTATGCCCCAATATTACTACATCATGAGATTTCAACAATTTTAAAGCATATTTAAGATACTTGTATGAGTTATACTTTTTTGGAATTCTGTCAACTTCATCATCAAACTCAACAATCTTATAATATATTTCTAGAAGAAAGTCCCATTTAACCAAGAACTTGAGAACATTCAAACCTTTTCTACACAAAAATCTTCCAATTTTTGTTCCATTTAGAAAATCAGCATTATGTCCATGTTCAATATGAATTGTCTGCCCATTAGTATTGGTATAATCGTAAGAATCATTACCAATAGTACTAATATGATCGTGGTTCCCCTTAAGAAGAACAAATCTTTTATCAGAAAACAGGTTAATTAATTTTGGGTGCACTCTCTTTATAGCATCAAATCTGTACTTGTCAAGTTCAAATATATCGCCATTTAGAATAATTTTATCGACACCATTTTTTTTTGATATTAATTCTAGGCTTTGAATAAATTCATCACTGGTCCAACCAAAAAGTCCAAATTTTTCATCTGTTCCAATATGAAGATCAGAGAGAACAAGAATTTTCATGATTAATCCTATTGTAAAATAAATCTTGAGACATCATTCACACCACTTCTAAGTCTAGAATTCGCTATATTGGATAAAAATTTTCCGTATATAGGACTAGAAGGTTGTAATAAATTTGCTACTTTTGGTAACTCTTTTATTTTCTTTTCATATATACCCATTGAGTTTGCTGTAATAAAATCAACATTACCCTTTTCCTGCTCCCAAATGTAGCTATTTACAATCGGAATTTTGCCACTGATAAGAATTTCCATAAATGTCGAAGCTCCGCATTTTGTAATAACAAGATTTGAAATATTTATCAATTCATAAATATTGTCTACAAATCCAAGAATCATAAGATTGTCCAATTCATGTTTAAATTTGAATTTATATAATTTATGATACAGTGAATTATTATTCCCACAAACTACTATATAGTGTGAATCCGGTCCATATTTTATCATATTTTCTATTATCTTTTTACCATTTTTAATACCATCTCCACCACCAAGAAGCAAGATTACGTTTTTATTTTTTTCGATTCCTATCTTTTGTTTATAATCGCAAATTTGATTCTCACTCATTTTTTTAGAAAACTTTTCATCAATGATAAATGGAAAAACATTCATTTTTGAACTTGGTTCCATGTGAGATAATTTCTGCTTAAGCTCATCTGAGAAGATTACTAAGTTCTGGTTTTTCTCCAAAAACCATATCGGATGGGCGGTGTATGGATCTGTAACAACAGTTATTACTTCTGTTTCGAGTTTCAATTCTCTAATAATTTGGTTTAAAGGAATAATCAGGAAAAAGTGGAATATTACAATTTTTTTTGGTTTATTTTCAAGAATTACTTTTTTTAAATTTTTCTTTACAAAATATGATACAAATTTAGCTGCAAATAGAGCGATGAATCTGATTTTTGTTATCATATACAAAAGTTCAAATGTCCATACAGCTTTAGATTGAGATCTCCTATACCCACCCTCAATCAATTCTTTGATAAACTTTCCTGACCCATGAAATCCATCTATCAGTTTAGGGCTGATTTTCCCTTCAGTAATTCTATTAATCTCTTTACATAGTGATTTCGCTGGAGCTAGATGACCGCCTCCAGTTTTCAAGTAGAAGAACAATATATTTTCCATGTCATACTCCTTTTTTTATAGGAGCAATCTGGCATAAAAAATTTATAATAAAATTAAAGTTTTATTACATAAATATTAACAATTATGATTTTTATTACAATTTTAACTATGAAAAAGCATTACAATATATTAAATTAGCTGGTTATGATTGTCCATTCACCTCTGAAGAGGTTCTGCGGGGATACTTTTAAGGAGGTGATGGGGCAATCTTCCACTAAGTGGAAGGGCCGGGAAAAAAATGCATGGGAATTGCCCCACCTTTATCTGGAATTAAAAATATCAATGAGCTACTATGAATAATAACTCATCAAAAAATAAAAAGTGTGAACTGCGTCACACAAATTTTGAGTTTTATCAAAAGTTTGATAATAAAAAATTACAAAAATGTCTTCTTTGTGAAAAAAGTTGTTTTTTAACTAAATCGAATCCCGGGTTTTGTGGTGTAAATATATATGATGAAATGAATAATAATTGCATTGTATTTAACATGCCGATCTCTGTTAATATTGATCCTATAGAAAAAAAACCAATCTACAATTTTCTACAAAATTCCTTTACGTTGTCAATAGGAACATATGGGTGTAATTTTTTTTGCTTTTGGTGTCAAAATCATGAAATTAGTCAGAAAAGAGTGTTTTCAACTGATGAGATGACTGTATTTAAACCGGAAGTATTTCCTGATCTTGCAAAAAAGTACAATTGCAGATCTATTTCTTATACCTACAATGAGCCAACCGTTTTTTATCCATATGCAAGAGAAATTGGGTTGTTAGCAAAAAAGGAGGGGTTAAAGAATATTTTTGTAACAAATGGATATCAAACTGAGTACATAATTGACGATATGTCCAAATGGGTTGATGCCTGTAATGTTGATTTAAAGGGATTTAACAAGGAAAAGCATTTAAAATATACCGGTGCCAATCGGGATTACATTCTTAGAAACATTAACCTTTTATATAAAAAAGGAGTTTATATTGAGTTAACTACGCTCATTGTTCCCGGTTTTAATGATGATCTTGAAGAAATGCACAAACTTATTGATTTTATATTATCAGTATCGGAAAATATTTACTGGCACATATCGAGATTTTTCCCAAGATATAGAATGCAAGAAACTCCTGTTACTGATATAGAGTTTATGAACAGGGTTAAAGATCTTGCAAAATCTAAAGGTTTAAAAAATGTATTCTTGGGGAACGTGTAATAATCTATTTTTATTGATAGAAGTATAACTTCATTTCTTCTCGAACCCAAGTTCCAAACACTCTTGTTTTACAAAATCCCGTTTATAATAATCATTGTGTACGATTTCATCATTCCAGATAATTATGTCTATATCAATAGTTCTGTCAGAGTATTTATCGTCAGTACGTACTCTTCCAAGTTTATCCTCTATCTCTAAAAGTTTGAACTTTACTTCTGCTTGGGATAAATTTGAGTCTGCTAATATTCCCATATTGATAAATTTATTGTTACTTTTCATCCCAATTGGATCTGTGAAGAATTTTGTGCTCTTTTTTATAACAAGAAAAAAATCCTCAAGAAGTTTTGAGGCTTTATCGATATTTATTTCAGGATTTATATTTGATCCCAAGTCTAAAATAAATCGATTCAAATTATATCCTTAACAATATTTTTTTCAAACTTATTGAGTTATATATCATACTTAAAGTCTGCTCCCGTTTGAAAAAGATGATTTTGGTTAATTGTTTTCCTGATATCTTATCTCATAAGATACATCATCATCAAAAAAAATCCTAAAATTTCAATCGCATCGTCTGTTTTTACTAATTTTATTATTTCGTAATTTGTAATATTACATAATATAATTATTCATTGCCAGTCGAAAAATGTGACTCGAACCATTAGAAACTTCTACAATATCAATTTCTCTTCCAAATGCTTTTGAATATGTTTTCAGAGGGTATTTAAATAGGTTTCAAAAAGTTGAATAAATTATTTTATAGCCTTATCAATTATAAGTTATATATCGTTACAAATATCCTTAGTTCATGTTTGAAAGCCAAAGTCAAGGATATCGCTCTTAGAGTAATATCTCTAATACTCATTGAATCTATCTTTATCTTATCGATTTTAACATAATTATTACAGATACTACAAGTGATACAATTGCTATAGAAAAAGCTCCTGTAAATCCAATAATTTCATAAAAAAAGATACCAAGAATTGGTCCATACATTGCCCTAAAGCCTGTCAAACTTATATGGATTGCTTGATAATCCGCAGCTTCCTCCTTTTTGCAGAAAAATGCAGAACCAATATTCCATAATAATGACATTGTTGCTGCAAAAACACCATGAAAAAGCATTGATATTATCATGAACAGGTAGATTTTCAAACCTGCTATTTCCGTATAAATTGGTAAGTACTCAGTTATCATAACAAAGAAAAGAAATAATGCGAGTGATCCAAAAGTATACGCAGCAAACTTCCTTGGGTCAATATTTCCCAGCATTTTTCCAAAAATTGGCAGTAAAATAATTGCCAATACATTATAAATATTTTTATAAAAAGCAACACTTGAATAGTTAAGCTCTAGAACATCATCGTAGTAAATATTGAGAATGGGAAATGATACCATAAAACCAAAACCGTAGAACATAAATCCAATTTGAAAATCTCTAAATTTTTTATTTTCTTTAATAATTTGCCATGTTTTTTTCAATGGTCCGAATATTTCTATCTTGAAGTGCTCAGTTCTTTTAACTTTTGGAGTTTTGTCTAAAAGTGAAAGCATATAAAAATTCCCAATGGCTAGAATGCCCATAAACGGATAAATTAACTTGTACGATAGTGGGTTTACGTCCATTACTACACCAAATACAAATGTAGTTATAAGCATAATAAATTTATTACTTAAAGTTGCATAACTGTAAAGTCTGGAAAAGTGGTTGTCTTTATAGCTTGATTTAAGAAACAAATTTATCAATGGCTGTGTAATTGGTCCAGCCATATAAAAAACTAGAAAAATAGCCAAGAAAAGGTAATGATGAATATTAGTGGTAGTATCAGGAAAAAAATAGAGAAAAACTAAAGGTAATCTTGTTATAATGCCAGTCCATATTACTAATCTCCGCTTTGAACTGATTTTACGAATTTGATGATTAAGAAAAATTCCTAAGATAAAAACTATACTGGTAAATTGAAAAAGAAAACCTAGTTGATAATCACTACCATTGAGTGTTTTGATAAAAATAAACTCATTCAAAGTGAGTATACCTAAAAATAATCCATCAAAAATTGAGTAAATCAAATGAATTAGAAAGCTTATTTTTTCTTGGTAATCCAGTTTTTTCAGTTTCCTAATCATTCCTGTCTCCGTTTATGTTCATGGAAGATATAGTTAAGCCATAGAATAGGCAATAGGAGGAGGCAAAAGATTTATTTTAAGAACTTATTGTAATATGATTGTTAATAAAGATTTTCTAATTATTACGTTTATATCCTATTTATAATCAGATAAAGATAATTTTCGTATTAACTAAAAATTGAAAATAAAGTCTGTGAAATTCTAGCAAAATTAAAAAGAAGGGTAAATTTGGCTTTATAAATCACTTGATATTTTGAATCACCATAATTATATATGTATCGAGGATTGTGTTGTTTTAATAAAAAATAATCATATTCTCTGCTTATAAACAATGGAAGGAATGACGATGAAAAAAGGATATTACAGATTCCCAACACTATCAAAAGATTATATTTATTTTACATCTGAAGGTGATATATGGAGAGTAGACAGATCTGATAAAATAGCTTCAAGAGTTACATCCCATCATGGCGTTGAATATAATTGCGGAGTATCTCCAAGTGGAGAAAAAATTGCTTTTACTGCACAATTCAACGGTTTTGATGAAGTTTTCTTTATGGATGCAAACGGAGGAATTCCAGAACCGATAAAAGGTCTGTATGAACCGTCTCAATTCATAGGCTGGATTGATAATGAAAATTTGATTTTTAGCTCCAATATTATAGTCACTCTTCCTGAAACTCGTTTATATATTTACAATATCAACTCTTTTGAAATAACAGCAATTGAACTTAATAAGGCATCAGATGGATGTTTTGATGAAAATAAAAAACTTTATTTTGTCAGACTGCCGTTTCAAGGATCTCATACAAAAAGATATAGAGGGGGGGATATTCAGAATATTTGGTATTTTGATGGAGAAAACGAAGCTTTTAGACTTTTTCCTGATTTTGAAGGAATTGAAAAAAGACCAATGCTATACGATAATAGAATTTATTTTCTATCGGATAGGGATGGTCTTATAAATATATGGTCATCGTTAAAAGATGGTCATGATCTTACTCAGCACACTTTTTTTGATACTTACGATATAACTCATGCGAATATTTATAATAATGAGATTATATTTTCCTACGGTGCAGACATATTCATATACGATATTGTAAGAAACTGCTATTCAAAATGTGATATTTATGTAAACTCTGACTTTGAGCAATTAAGAGAAAAATGGATTGATGATCCTTTAGAGAATTTTAGTGGATTTGATTTGTCTGATGATGGCAAATCAGTACTATTGAATTCAAGAGGTAAGCTTTTCGAAGTTAGTAATAAGAAAAATAAACCAATTAAATACTTCAGGTTTAATAATGACTCTGAAAGAATAAAGAAGGGAAGATTTTATAAAGATGGCTATATATACCTTTCTGATAAAACTGGTGAATATGAGTTTTACTACTATAATGGTAAAGAAAACATACAACTGACGAGTGATTCAAATGTTCTTATTCATGAATATACGATATCTCCAAATGGAGACTATCTTGCATATACGGATAAAAACTACGAATTGTTTATAGTAAAAATATCAGACAAAAAAAAGAAAAAAATAGCATTTTCTGAAATTGATGGAATTTATGATCTGACATTCTCTCCCGACAGTAATTTCTTGGCTTACAGCAATTCATTGGATAATCGACATAATGTGATATTTATTTATTCTCTTAAAGATAAATCTACTATTCAAGTAACATCAGATAGATACAACTCTTATCAACCAAAATTTTCAGATGACGGTAATTGGATATATTTTATGTCTGAAAGAAATTTCGACTCAAAAATAGATAGTCCTTGGGGTCATAGGCAGCCAGAACCATATTACAACAATATGGTGGGTATATATACTGTGGCACTTAAAGATGAAAACCTAACTCCAATATTCATTGAAACACCCCCAAAATGTGACGAAAAAGAGGACAAAGAGGATAAAAAAGAACCTCCAGTCAAAGTTGAAATTGATAAAGAGGGAATTATTGATAGAGTATTCAGAATCCCAATAAATTTTGCTGCATATGATTTTTTTGACATCGTAAATGATATCCTTATTTTCACTGAAGAAGACGTTGAAGGAAAGATTGATCTTTATGGTTTTAAACTTGACGATAATTGTGAAGACAAAAAATTGATTATTTCAGATATAGATGAATGGCAAATTTCAAATGATAATAAAAAATTAGCCGTGCTTAAGGATTCCAATATATATATTTTTGATGTTCCTGACTCAGAAATTACTGAACTTGAAAATATAGATGAAAATCTTGTTGTTATAAAAAACTTTTCATATTCGGTTAATCCTGTCGAGGAGTTTAAGCAATTGTTTGCTGAATCGTGGAGACTTGAAAGAGATTATTTCTACGACAGAAATTTACATGGAATTGATTATAAAGCTAATTATGATAAATACCTTCCTCTTTTAGAAAGGGTTTCTGACAGAGATGAACTCAATGATCTTATTGCTAATATGGTAAGTGAAATATCGGCTCTTCATACCTTTGTTAATGGTGGAGATTTGAGGAGAAGTGAATATAATTCTTCAAACGGATTTCTCGGAGTAAAAACAGAATTCACTAACGAACAATGCATTATATCATCAGTTTACAAAAATGATCCAGAGGAAACAGAGTGTAAATCCCCCTTGTCACGACCTGATATTAACGCCTGTAAGGGCGATATCATTCATTCGATAAATGGAATAATTATAAATAATCAAGAGCATTTTAAAAAATCACTTATTGGACGAGGTGGAGCATCGATATCTATTGAAATAAAGAAAGAAAATAAAACCATTTGCAAGAATGTGAATGCTCTTACTTTCAACGAAGAAAAACTTCTCCGATATAATAGCTGGGTTTATTATAACAGGAATTATACTGAAAATGTAAGTGATAAAAAGATTGGATATGTTCACCTGAAAGCAATGGGAAAAGAAAACATAGGGGAATGGACTTCTCAATTTTATCCTGTTTACAATAGAGAAGGTTTAATTATTGATGTTCGAAATAATCGGGGTGGAAACATCGACAGTTGGATACTAGAGAAATTATTGAGAAAAGCCTGGTTCTATTGGCAACCTAGAACTGGAAAACCATACTGGAATATGCAGTATGCGTTCAGAGGAAAGATTGTAGTCCTTTGTAATGAAAAAACCGCTTCAGATGGAGAAGCTTTTACCGAAGGAATCAGAAAGCTAGGCTTGGGAACGATTATTGGTAAAAGAACTTGGGGTGGAGAGATTTGGTTGTCTTACAATAATCTTTTAAAAGATCGCGGGATTGCATCTGCTGCCCAGAGCGGGGTATTCGATGAAAATGGAAATTGGCTGATTGAGGGAATTGGTGTAATTCCAGACATTGAAATTGATAATTTACCAAATGAATCATTTTATGGGAAAGATAGACAACTTGATACGGCTATAGAACATCTTATGGAGAAGATAAAAAATGAACCGATGTATGTTCCAAAACCACCTGGATTTCCTGATCTTTCAATCGAAAAGTTTAAAGAAAAATTAAAGTGAAACAGGAATTATCATGACTTTGAAGATATTTGTAGTTAGACATGGAGAGACAGAGTGGAATCAAAAAAGACTTTTTCAGGGACAGCAAAATTCTGTTTTAACTGTAGAAGGAAGAAGTTCCGCTTTAGTTTTACAAAAAAAAATTGCAAAATATGAGTTTAATGCTGTTTACTCCAGTCCTAGTTTGAGGGCTTATGATACTGCAAAAATTTTGATAGATAATCATGAATATATTCAAACTGATTATCGACTACTGGAGATAAGTCTTGGTGACTGGGAAGGTTTGAGTTTTGATTTTGTTAAGGCTAATTACCCAAAATTGTATAAAAACTACAAAGATGAGCCTCATCTTTTCGACGGCTCTTTAATCAGGGGTGAATCTCTTCAAGATATAAAAAATAGAGTTGCAGAATTTCTTAATGATATTGCTTTTTTTCACAAAAAGGGAAATATCCTAGTAGTATGTCATGGAGGGACAATAAACGCTATCCTCAATTATGTCCTGGAAAGAAATATTGATAAATTTTGGTATGAAAAAAATGTCGAAAATCTTTCAGTACTCGAACTGTGCTTGTGTACCGACGGAAAGTTTAAACTGATAAACGATAATGTTGAATTTGAGTAATTAAGGTTTTTCAATAAAAAAACCATACCAATATTGTAAAGATCATACTATTTTCTAAACAACTAATCGGTATGGAAATGAAATATTGGATACTATTGATACTGCTCATCATCTGGCAAGGATATTCATGTTCCTTTACAGCTGTAGTAATGAAAAATGAGTTATCAGTTGCGAATTTTATTGATGATGATTTACATCCTAAGGAAAGTATAAATGAGATTTGTTTTGATATTCCTAGAGATTATTTTTTTGATTTTATATATGCAAATTCCTCAGGAACTGAAGAAACAGATGGTTACGGTTTAATTTATTACTCTTTTGAGAACCAAAATATTTCCTCTCATAATTCATTCTACGTCACAGGAGAAAATTATCATTGTCATAATGGATATTCATCCATACTTTTTGATGCTGACAGTATTTTAATGTCAGAAAATTCCAATGCAGAAATAGTAATGGCTCATGCCAGAACAGGAACTGGTGGGTATGGTAGTCATCCTTTTACTTTTCTGCTTAATGATTCAATTACTTTTTCATTCATGCACAATGGAAATCTAAGAAATATAGGAAAAGAAAAAATACATAAAGCATTGGGGGAGTCTTGGTTTTTTAATCATCCATCGAACTGGGTGTCGCCGGAAGACTATGACGATGTTACAAAATTTATAGACTCTGAATTGATTTTTCATTGGATTATGAAAAATATTATTGAAGAAAATGGAAATATTAAAAATGGATTGTACAAAGCTTTGACCGACAAGGAAGAAATAGATTTCTTAACAGAGGTTAACAACAGTTTGCCATCGATTAGCAATAAACTTAACTTTGTGCTTTCGGATGGCAAATGTTTATATATATTTAGAAACAGTAAGTCTGATGTTTTATCGTTTTATGAGCATGAAGAATTTTTTGCAGTGAAAACGGGATTAACTGATGTAAATCTTGTTAATCGATATGAACTTATCGAAATTGATTCAAATAAAGTAGTTTCAAGGATCGATAATTTTCCTGACTTTACGCAATCTACAATAGTAAATTATGAAGTTAAACCTGATACTCTTGATCTGTTTTTTTCAGGAAAGATTAGTTTAAACAATTCAAATGTTTCTGTATCAGGATTTTTAGATTTAAAAGAGATTCAAACTAATGATTCACTACATTACAGATTTATATTTGATGGAATGGATTTTGACCTGAATTATAAGATCTCATTTTTAGATCCTCAATATTACACTACGGAAAATCCCTTTTATTTTAAGGTTTCTTCGATTGTTATAAGACCTATAATAACTGAAATAGATTTGAATGGTTTTATTATTGATTTAAAATCAAAAGTTTATGATATAAATAGAGATAACTTTAAAGTAAACAATGATAATATTGAATCAATTTCAATTGTAGAACAGGATTCTGTATTTAGTATTGGGTATGATTTTGTTTTAGAAAACAGATATAATGTTTCAATGGAAAAATATGGGTATAAATTTTTAATTGAAAATCCTAATATCTATTTTGAACAAAATGATACAATCAACTTTTCATATTCAATCCCAGAGTTAAATAGATTAGTAATAATATCTGATTCTCCTTTTCGCACAGATAGTTGTTTATTTAAAATTAGTCCTGAGTTGGAGATTTTTAATATTACTTCTGTAAATAGCAGAACTTTTTCACTAACAACCTATAACATGATGGAATCAGTACCTTACACTGTTGAAATTTATAGTGATTCAACTGAGTTTATTGCATTGAATTCATATGCTGTCTATACAAAATCTTATAAAGTTGAAATTGATGTTTATCCGAATCCTACGGATAATATTATCCATTTTAGATGCTCTGAAACTGTTGAACCTCCTGTCAAGATTATGATCTATAACTCTATAGGTCAGCTACTTGTCAAAGAGAAGATGACCCATAACAATTTTTTAATAAATCTAGAAGATTATACAAGTGGAACTTACTTATATGAGTTTAAGGCTACAAATTGTAATCAATCCGGTAAATTTGTTATAAAAAAGTAATCCCGGGCATTGTAGTAATTCTAAATAGACGTTATGGTGGGGGTTGTCTGTGATAGCCCATAGTCCACTACTCCTTTGGAGCCGCACTTTTAAGCGGAAGAGGCTTTATGTTGTATCCTGCTAGACTTTTACTCCCTTAGAATTACTTTTGAAACTACTACCTAATGAACCCGGGATTTTAGACCCTCATTTAAATCTATGGAATTAATTATTTCTTGTCAAGCATTTTAGAGATTATACGATATTTTTGTTATATGAAAATAGCAAATTACAGTATTATAAATAGCAAGGCTGTCAAGGTACGATTTTTGCAAAATAAAATTTTTTATTTTTGTTGTTTTTAAAATATTCATAACTTAGTTTAATTATAATTAAGTTATGAGGTTTTTATGAAAAAAATAATTTCCATCTTAGTTGCTATCATCTTAGCAGCAGCTTTTTATGTAATCCAAACAAAAAAGCCTGACTTTTCTGACTATAAGACACCGAAGCATAAAAAGACTCTATCTGAAAGGTACATGGGACCGGGAGGAAATCTTTGGGAAATCAGAACATATTCCCATAATGACATAAATGTAGATGATTTCAGAAAAGGATACGAACAATATGAAGCTATGAAGCAGAATCAATTGTTAAAAAAAGATGTGAAGTCTTGGATATCAGAAGGTCCAACAAATGTAGGTGGCAGAATAGCTGACATAGCAATAGATCCAACAAACGAAAATATAATTTGGGCGGCAACAGCTTCCGGTGGAGTTTGGAAATCAATTGATAAAGGCCAAAACTGGAACCCTATTTTTGATGACAATATTGTATTAACTATTGGAGCAATCGCACTGGATCCAACAAATCCTGAGATTTGCTACGTTGGAACAGGTGAAGCTTCAGCCTCCTCTCAAAGTTTTTATGGAAATGGAATCTTTAAAACTTATGATGGTGGATTGACTTGGGAATTTCTTGGTTTAGAGAATAGTGCATATATATCTAGAATTAGAGTAGACAAAAATAATCCTCAAATTGTTTGGGCATGTGCCACCGGTAAACTCTATTCAACTGACGAAGAACG of the Candidatus Delongbacteria bacterium genome contains:
- a CDS encoding metallophosphoesterase family protein, with translation MKILVLSDLHIGTDEKFGLFGWTSDEFIQSLELISKKNGVDKIILNGDIFELDKYRFDAIKRVHPKLINLFSDKRFVLLKGNHDHISTIGNDSYDYTNTNGQTIHIEHGHNADFLNGTKIGRFLCRKGLNVLKFLVKWDFLLEIYYKIVEFDDEVDRIPKKYNSYKYLKYALKLLKSHDVVILGHTHKLEAHKTYYINRKKRYLNSGSCSLGRFQGLIIDTESLNYEIIKYNKSDILSNEQTLTIPLFAS
- a CDS encoding histidine phosphatase family protein; its protein translation is MTLKIFVVRHGETEWNQKRLFQGQQNSVLTVEGRSSALVLQKKIAKYEFNAVYSSPSLRAYDTAKILIDNHEYIQTDYRLLEISLGDWEGLSFDFVKANYPKLYKNYKDEPHLFDGSLIRGESLQDIKNRVAEFLNDIAFFHKKGNILVVCHGGTINAILNYVLERNIDKFWYEKNVENLSVLELCLCTDGKFKLINDNVEFE
- a CDS encoding MFS transporter; the encoded protein is MIRKLKKLDYQEKISFLIHLIYSIFDGLFLGILTLNEFIFIKTLNGSDYQLGFLFQFTSIVFILGIFLNHQIRKISSKRRLVIWTGIITRLPLVFLYFFPDTTTNIHHYLFLAIFLVFYMAGPITQPLINLFLKSSYKDNHFSRLYSYATLSNKFIMLITTFVFGVVMDVNPLSYKLIYPFMGILAIGNFYMLSLLDKTPKVKRTEHFKIEIFGPLKKTWQIIKENKKFRDFQIGFMFYGFGFMVSFPILNIYYDDVLELNYSSVAFYKNIYNVLAIILLPIFGKMLGNIDPRKFAAYTFGSLALFLFFVMITEYLPIYTEIAGLKIYLFMIISMLFHGVFAATMSLLWNIGSAFFCKKEEAADYQAIHISLTGFRAMYGPILGIFFYEIIGFTGAFSIAIVSLVVSVIIMLKSIR
- a CDS encoding PDZ domain-containing protein — its product is MKKGYYRFPTLSKDYIYFTSEGDIWRVDRSDKIASRVTSHHGVEYNCGVSPSGEKIAFTAQFNGFDEVFFMDANGGIPEPIKGLYEPSQFIGWIDNENLIFSSNIIVTLPETRLYIYNINSFEITAIELNKASDGCFDENKKLYFVRLPFQGSHTKRYRGGDIQNIWYFDGENEAFRLFPDFEGIEKRPMLYDNRIYFLSDRDGLINIWSSLKDGHDLTQHTFFDTYDITHANIYNNEIIFSYGADIFIYDIVRNCYSKCDIYVNSDFEQLREKWIDDPLENFSGFDLSDDGKSVLLNSRGKLFEVSNKKNKPIKYFRFNNDSERIKKGRFYKDGYIYLSDKTGEYEFYYYNGKENIQLTSDSNVLIHEYTISPNGDYLAYTDKNYELFIVKISDKKKKKIAFSEIDGIYDLTFSPDSNFLAYSNSLDNRHNVIFIYSLKDKSTIQVTSDRYNSYQPKFSDDGNWIYFMSERNFDSKIDSPWGHRQPEPYYNNMVGIYTVALKDENLTPIFIETPPKCDEKEDKEDKKEPPVKVEIDKEGIIDRVFRIPINFAAYDFFDIVNDILIFTEEDVEGKIDLYGFKLDDNCEDKKLIISDIDEWQISNDNKKLAVLKDSNIYIFDVPDSEITELENIDENLVVIKNFSYSVNPVEEFKQLFAESWRLERDYFYDRNLHGIDYKANYDKYLPLLERVSDRDELNDLIANMVSEISALHTFVNGGDLRRSEYNSSNGFLGVKTEFTNEQCIISSVYKNDPEETECKSPLSRPDINACKGDIIHSINGIIINNQEHFKKSLIGRGGASISIEIKKENKTICKNVNALTFNEEKLLRYNSWVYYNRNYTENVSDKKIGYVHLKAMGKENIGEWTSQFYPVYNREGLIIDVRNNRGGNIDSWILEKLLRKAWFYWQPRTGKPYWNMQYAFRGKIVVLCNEKTASDGEAFTEGIRKLGLGTIIGKRTWGGEIWLSYNNLLKDRGIASAAQSGVFDENGNWLIEGIGVIPDIEIDNLPNESFYGKDRQLDTAIEHLMEKIKNEPMYVPKPPGFPDLSIEKFKEKLK
- the folK gene encoding 2-amino-4-hydroxy-6-hydroxymethyldihydropteridine diphosphokinase — protein: MNRFILDLGSNINPEINIDKASKLLEDFFLVIKKSTKFFTDPIGMKSNNKFINMGILADSNLSQAEVKFKLLEIEDKLGRVRTDDKYSDRTIDIDIIIWNDEIVHNDYYKRDFVKQECLELGFEKK
- a CDS encoding radical SAM protein is translated as MNNNSSKNKKCELRHTNFEFYQKFDNKKLQKCLLCEKSCFLTKSNPGFCGVNIYDEMNNNCIVFNMPISVNIDPIEKKPIYNFLQNSFTLSIGTYGCNFFCFWCQNHEISQKRVFSTDEMTVFKPEVFPDLAKKYNCRSISYTYNEPTVFYPYAREIGLLAKKEGLKNIFVTNGYQTEYIIDDMSKWVDACNVDLKGFNKEKHLKYTGANRDYILRNINLLYKKGVYIELTTLIVPGFNDDLEEMHKLIDFILSVSENIYWHISRFFPRYRMQETPVTDIEFMNRVKDLAKSKGLKNVFLGNV
- a CDS encoding T9SS type A sorting domain-containing protein, giving the protein MKYWILLILLIIWQGYSCSFTAVVMKNELSVANFIDDDLHPKESINEICFDIPRDYFFDFIYANSSGTEETDGYGLIYYSFENQNISSHNSFYVTGENYHCHNGYSSILFDADSILMSENSNAEIVMAHARTGTGGYGSHPFTFLLNDSITFSFMHNGNLRNIGKEKIHKALGESWFFNHPSNWVSPEDYDDVTKFIDSELIFHWIMKNIIEENGNIKNGLYKALTDKEEIDFLTEVNNSLPSISNKLNFVLSDGKCLYIFRNSKSDVLSFYEHEEFFAVKTGLTDVNLVNRYELIEIDSNKVVSRIDNFPDFTQSTIVNYEVKPDTLDLFFSGKISLNNSNVSVSGFLDLKEIQTNDSLHYRFIFDGMDFDLNYKISFLDPQYYTTENPFYFKVSSIVIRPIITEIDLNGFIIDLKSKVYDINRDNFKVNNDNIESISIVEQDSVFSIGYDFVLENRYNVSMEKYGYKFLIENPNIYFEQNDTINFSYSIPELNRLVIISDSPFRTDSCLFKISPELEIFNITSVNSRTFSLTTYNMMESVPYTVEIYSDSTEFIALNSYAVYTKSYKVEIDVYPNPTDNIIHFRCSETVEPPVKIMIYNSIGQLLVKEKMTHNNFLINLEDYTSGTYLYEFKATNCNQSGKFVIKK